One genomic segment of Marinitoga piezophila KA3 includes these proteins:
- the recJ gene encoding single-stranded-DNA-specific exonuclease RecJ: protein MKKNWRVFWDSANPLFEENLKLARHISSELGLSEFLVKLLIARGITDIEQIKEFLYPDESTVIDPYLLKDMDKTVDILFDIRDKGEKLVVYGDYDADGVTAAAVIYQGFKALGWDIEAYIPNRIDEGYSLNIEAIDELYNKGYKNIITVDCGTTSLKEIAHAKEKGMRIIITDHHEMQEVLPEADAIVNPKRHDDEYPFKGLSGVGVAFKVLLAVYEKINDIKFDPFSLVDLVALGTIADIVPLRSENRYFVKRGLEKLRTDPSPALRHLMREIGVMPEDVKSYVIAYKIAPKINAAGRMADAMKAFELLLTEEEKNIEKKVKQLLDLNTERQKHERRIYKSALSLMDINPDFHDKKVLVLSGQDWHLGVLGIVASKLSNKFNKPVLLVSTTSEDNLGKGSARSPQGVSLIELMKNITKENEDFFKEYGGHELAAGFTIDSEKIEMLREKINEVYSNIYGDKEPESEIEIDMEIENLWGNFFDDISLLEPFGYQNPEPTFLIKDVVLEKVKLFGAEEENIAAIAKTPKGMIFEIVGYGVLANKRENITGNIKCNIVGNFRVERTFYNNQKVLKFYVKDIEFVGDSLTEKENHGNLLISLHAKDNVHHLTNYKYKILLDIIEQNRTAIFAPLKIKNTLLIEKIKNTVSKGEKLIIIGASHLLLEYTYKIINQYISSDKIYYNKKSHIENSVLKSKRVILLTVPAYMQNIHKLNEFSKNLLIDEPIYSFSHQAIANIPEYIQFRKVVRTKIYNINILGTFYDETIKEFLKLSGYRVANVNSNVPSFEVVKEINSNKLKLIKDYLYNSKNLNIIVDNVTPYKNLKNYISQTYEYSEDYILYYSHMHTFFEKINIREINKKGPSRILISEFANDGLALEQKDRNSIIMLYDVPKTRIELLDLVSSWPHNKKENIIFVMAYNTDFSTKLMYDFSRNYPSPEVLKKVYEMIEENTNITINALSEKYFNNDTELVKTITDELINSGIVVNTSNGLKAVDDFKLDLIHKNVKAKESILDKWLLKSSINFFMNFKSRQFISLLNNQFAEVK from the coding sequence TTGAAAAAGAATTGGAGGGTCTTTTGGGACTCGGCTAATCCTTTATTTGAGGAGAATTTAAAGCTTGCAAGGCATATCTCCTCAGAATTAGGATTATCCGAATTTCTGGTTAAACTGCTTATTGCACGTGGAATTACCGATATAGAGCAGATAAAAGAATTTTTATATCCCGATGAATCAACGGTTATAGATCCATATCTTTTGAAGGATATGGATAAAACTGTTGATATTTTATTTGATATAAGGGATAAAGGAGAAAAATTAGTTGTATATGGAGATTATGATGCTGATGGGGTTACAGCGGCTGCTGTAATTTACCAGGGATTTAAAGCATTGGGATGGGATATAGAAGCATATATTCCAAATAGAATAGATGAAGGATATAGTTTAAATATTGAAGCTATAGATGAGCTATATAATAAGGGATATAAAAATATTATTACTGTAGATTGTGGAACAACGTCACTTAAAGAAATAGCTCATGCAAAAGAAAAAGGAATGAGAATTATAATTACTGATCATCATGAAATGCAGGAGGTTTTACCGGAAGCAGATGCTATTGTAAACCCTAAAAGGCATGATGATGAATATCCGTTTAAAGGATTATCGGGAGTAGGTGTTGCTTTTAAGGTGTTACTTGCAGTTTATGAGAAAATAAATGATATAAAATTTGATCCGTTTTCTCTTGTGGATCTTGTTGCTCTTGGAACTATTGCTGATATAGTTCCTTTAAGATCCGAGAATAGGTATTTTGTAAAGAGAGGGCTTGAAAAGTTAAGAACTGATCCCAGTCCTGCATTAAGGCATTTGATGAGGGAAATTGGTGTGATGCCAGAAGATGTAAAATCTTATGTTATAGCATATAAAATTGCACCTAAAATAAATGCAGCTGGAAGAATGGCTGATGCCATGAAAGCATTTGAGTTATTGCTTACGGAAGAAGAAAAAAATATAGAAAAGAAAGTTAAACAATTATTAGACTTAAATACCGAAAGGCAAAAACATGAAAGGCGTATATATAAATCAGCATTAAGTTTAATGGATATTAATCCGGATTTTCATGATAAAAAGGTTCTTGTTTTAAGCGGCCAGGATTGGCATCTAGGGGTTCTTGGAATTGTGGCTTCTAAGCTTTCAAATAAATTTAACAAGCCTGTTCTTCTTGTCTCAACTACTTCTGAAGATAATCTTGGAAAAGGGTCTGCCCGAAGTCCGCAGGGAGTTAGTCTTATTGAATTAATGAAAAATATTACTAAAGAAAATGAAGATTTCTTTAAGGAATATGGTGGTCATGAATTGGCTGCCGGATTTACAATTGATTCTGAAAAAATAGAAATGCTTAGAGAAAAGATTAATGAAGTATACTCAAATATTTATGGCGATAAAGAACCGGAATCTGAAATAGAAATAGACATGGAAATTGAGAATTTATGGGGTAATTTCTTTGACGATATATCTCTTTTAGAACCATTTGGTTATCAAAATCCAGAGCCGACATTTTTAATAAAGGATGTAGTACTTGAAAAAGTAAAACTTTTTGGTGCTGAAGAAGAGAATATAGCAGCAATAGCAAAAACACCTAAGGGTATGATATTTGAAATTGTTGGTTATGGTGTATTAGCAAATAAAAGGGAAAATATTACGGGGAATATAAAATGTAATATAGTTGGTAATTTCAGAGTTGAGAGAACATTTTATAACAATCAAAAGGTATTGAAATTTTATGTAAAAGATATAGAATTTGTCGGTGATTCTTTAACTGAAAAAGAAAATCATGGAAATTTATTAATATCATTACATGCTAAAGATAATGTTCATCATCTTACAAATTATAAGTATAAAATATTGCTCGATATTATAGAACAAAATAGAACTGCAATATTTGCACCTCTTAAGATAAAAAATACATTATTAATTGAAAAGATTAAAAATACTGTATCAAAGGGAGAAAAACTCATTATCATAGGTGCATCGCACTTGTTGCTTGAGTATACTTATAAAATTATTAATCAATATATTTCTTCCGATAAAATTTATTATAATAAAAAATCTCATATAGAAAATAGTGTATTAAAAAGTAAAAGAGTTATTCTTTTAACAGTACCGGCGTATATGCAAAATATACACAAGCTCAATGAGTTTTCTAAAAACCTTTTAATTGATGAACCAATCTATTCATTCTCGCATCAGGCTATAGCAAATATTCCAGAGTATATTCAGTTTAGAAAAGTAGTTAGAACTAAAATATATAATATAAACATTTTAGGGACATTTTATGATGAAACCATAAAAGAATTTTTGAAACTTAGTGGATATAGAGTTGCAAATGTTAACTCCAATGTTCCTTCTTTTGAAGTTGTAAAGGAAATAAATTCCAACAAGTTAAAACTTATAAAGGATTATTTATATAATTCCAAAAATCTCAATATTATAGTTGATAATGTCACACCATATAAAAATTTAAAGAATTATATTTCTCAAACATATGAATATTCCGAAGATTATATATTGTATTATTCGCACATGCATACATTTTTTGAAAAAATAAATATTAGAGAGATTAATAAAAAAGGACCTTCGAGAATATTAATTTCAGAATTTGCAAATGATGGGTTAGCTTTAGAACAGAAGGATAGAAATTCTATAATTATGTTATATGATGTTCCTAAGACGCGTATTGAATTATTGGATCTTGTATCATCATGGCCACATAATAAAAAAGAAAATATAATATTTGTTATGGCATATAATACAGATTTTTCAACAAAATTAATGTATGATTTTTCAAGAAATTATCCTTCACCAGAAGTATTAAAGAAAGTATATGAAATGATAGAAGAAAATACAAACATTACCATAAATGCATTATCGGAAAAATACTTTAATAATGACACAGAACTTGTAAAGACTATAACAGAC
- a CDS encoding ATP-dependent Clp protease ATP-binding subunit: MLNPKNFTEKSLEIIENARTIANGYGTNVLTPEHITLAILDSDDEHVKKLFETINVDAIKDNIESELAENAQYSYGNLTDNRVYISSTLERIFEIAKTEARKTKHKLITTLHLLLGIMLDGTSYSAKLFSKYGLTTTEVYEELKNIKVTKEGTEEKVGDVLEQFTIDLTKMAEEKKLMPVIGRDIEIQRTIEILSRKTKNNPVLVGDPGVGKTAIVEGLAQRIVKGAVPDALIDKRILQLDMGRLLAGAKFRGEFEERLKNVIDEVKKQGDKIILFIDELHTIIGAGKAEGNSMDAANMLKPDLARGELRVIGATTLDEYRQYIEKDKALARRFQPVQVDEPSLEDAIEILRGIKETFEKHHNVKISDEAVVAAVKLSHRYITDRFLPDKAIDLIDEAAAKARLEKSSKLSNIKKLEYEAKELEEEINDLTVKGKYEEAALKKQKLFELEKEIERLKEEYEKEKDKEEEEVIVDEDKIAEIIEKWTGIPAKKMLEEEREKLLNLEKEIHKRVVGQEDAIVKVAQHIRKARAGLKDPTRPIGSFLFLGPTGVGKTELAKALAEVLFDTEDALIRIDMSEYMEKHAVSRLIGSPPGYVGYERGGQLTEAVRRKPYSVILIDEVEKAHPDVFNVLLQVLDDGRLTDGKGNTVDFRNTIIIMTSNIGSEGILKTLEHKGHLGFVSEEEKASTEEELEKLIKEELKKFFRPEFLNRLDEIVVFKPLTIEEVKEIVGILLKRTEERLKEKDIELMITEDAKEYIAKKGYDRIFGARPLRRVIEREIEMELANKIIAGEIPPKSKVIIDLKDDKLLIRTSNGEIKPKEEKKN, from the coding sequence ATGCTAAACCCAAAAAACTTTACAGAAAAATCGCTGGAAATAATAGAAAACGCCAGAACAATTGCCAATGGATATGGCACCAATGTGTTAACACCTGAACATATTACACTTGCCATTCTTGATAGCGATGATGAACATGTAAAAAAATTATTTGAAACAATAAACGTAGACGCTATAAAGGATAATATAGAAAGTGAATTGGCAGAAAACGCACAATATTCATACGGAAACCTTACTGATAATAGGGTATATATTTCCAGCACATTAGAAAGAATCTTTGAAATTGCAAAAACAGAAGCAAGAAAAACCAAACATAAACTTATTACAACATTGCATTTATTACTTGGAATAATGCTCGATGGAACATCTTATTCAGCAAAATTATTCTCAAAATACGGATTAACAACCACAGAAGTTTATGAAGAATTAAAAAACATAAAAGTAACCAAAGAAGGAACAGAAGAAAAAGTTGGAGATGTTTTAGAACAGTTTACCATTGATTTGACAAAAATGGCAGAAGAAAAGAAATTAATGCCTGTTATTGGAAGAGATATTGAAATCCAAAGAACTATTGAGATATTAAGCAGAAAAACAAAAAACAATCCTGTTCTCGTTGGTGATCCAGGTGTAGGTAAAACAGCTATAGTAGAAGGATTAGCACAGAGAATAGTAAAAGGTGCTGTTCCAGATGCATTAATAGACAAAAGAATTTTACAGCTAGATATGGGTAGATTACTGGCAGGCGCAAAATTCAGAGGAGAATTTGAAGAACGTCTAAAAAATGTAATCGATGAAGTAAAAAAACAGGGTGATAAAATTATATTATTCATTGATGAATTGCATACAATTATCGGCGCAGGAAAAGCAGAAGGAAATTCGATGGATGCTGCAAATATGTTAAAACCTGATCTTGCACGAGGAGAATTAAGAGTTATAGGTGCAACAACACTTGATGAATATAGACAGTATATTGAAAAAGATAAAGCTCTTGCAAGAAGATTCCAACCTGTTCAGGTTGATGAACCTTCATTAGAAGACGCAATAGAAATCTTGAGAGGTATAAAAGAAACATTTGAAAAACATCACAATGTTAAAATTTCAGATGAAGCAGTAGTTGCAGCAGTGAAGTTATCACATAGATATATAACAGATAGATTCTTACCAGATAAAGCTATAGATTTAATCGACGAAGCTGCAGCAAAAGCAAGACTTGAAAAGAGCTCTAAATTATCCAATATTAAGAAATTGGAATACGAAGCAAAGGAATTAGAAGAAGAAATTAACGACTTAACAGTAAAAGGAAAATATGAAGAAGCTGCTTTAAAGAAACAAAAATTATTTGAATTGGAAAAAGAAATTGAGAGACTAAAAGAAGAATACGAAAAGGAAAAAGACAAAGAAGAGGAAGAAGTAATTGTAGATGAAGACAAAATTGCAGAAATTATTGAAAAATGGACAGGAATTCCAGCTAAAAAAATGCTCGAAGAAGAAAGAGAAAAATTACTTAACCTTGAAAAAGAAATACACAAAAGAGTTGTAGGGCAGGAAGATGCTATTGTTAAAGTTGCTCAACATATAAGAAAAGCAAGGGCTGGTTTAAAAGATCCAACAAGACCTATAGGTTCATTCTTATTCCTTGGTCCAACTGGAGTTGGTAAAACAGAATTAGCAAAAGCATTAGCTGAAGTATTATTTGATACAGAAGACGCACTAATCAGAATTGACATGTCTGAATACATGGAAAAGCATGCAGTTTCAAGATTAATTGGTTCACCTCCAGGATATGTAGGATATGAAAGAGGAGGTCAATTAACAGAAGCTGTTAGAAGAAAACCGTATTCAGTAATACTAATCGATGAAGTAGAAAAAGCACATCCAGATGTATTCAATGTATTATTACAGGTATTAGACGACGGAAGATTAACCGACGGAAAAGGTAATACCGTAGACTTCAGAAATACCATTATTATAATGACAAGCAACATCGGTTCTGAAGGGATTTTAAAAACATTAGAACACAAAGGGCACCTTGGATTTGTAAGCGAAGAAGAAAAGGCTTCTACAGAAGAAGAACTGGAAAAATTGATAAAAGAAGAATTAAAGAAATTCTTTAGACCGGAATTCCTTAACCGTTTAGATGAAATAGTGGTATTTAAACCATTAACCATAGAAGAAGTAAAAGAAATTGTTGGAATATTATTAAAACGCACAGAAGAAAGATTAAAAGAAAAAGATATAGAATTAATGATTACAGAAGACGCAAAAGAATATATTGCTAAAAAAGGTTATGATAGAATCTTTGGTGCTCGTCCATTAAGAAGAGTTATAGAAAGAGAAATCGAAATGGAATTGGCAAATAAAATAATTGCTGGCGAAATTCCTCCAAAAAGTAAAGTAATTATTGACTTAAAAGATGATAAATTATTAATCAGAACCAGCAACGGCGAAATAAAACCAAAAGAAGAAAAGAAAAATTAA
- the flgA gene encoding flagellar basal body P-ring formation chaperone FlgA, whose amino-acid sequence MKHLKFLSIVFLIYLSTFIFANNQITLPASIISIDNIFSLKDIFPEIKNDRTLAFFTGETITYDASKLKNMIESLTNYENITFESTIITIFYMPTKTKNNSNLNKNDTKYILEDYFKNIFLEDSKTATINSFEISKFYTDTKVSTVLDINYRRTMNNVFGNFLILDDFNNKKYISFKANVSNYKNVFIAKNNIDYKTPLNDSLLATKTVDIYSLNFSPLIVEKKDLIKFQANRKIRKNEIIYENSVKKIPDVKAGQIIPVEVYAYGVKILSWMRVLNDAIIGEIVSGRNEKTGVLITGKLYKGPKVIIDIGGN is encoded by the coding sequence ATGAAACATCTAAAATTTCTTTCAATAGTATTTTTAATATATTTATCTACTTTCATATTTGCAAATAACCAGATTACATTACCAGCAAGCATAATTTCTATTGATAATATCTTTTCTTTAAAAGATATTTTTCCTGAAATAAAAAATGACAGAACACTTGCTTTCTTTACAGGCGAAACTATAACTTATGACGCTTCAAAACTTAAAAATATGATTGAGTCTCTTACAAATTATGAAAATATAACCTTTGAGTCAACCATAATAACAATATTTTATATGCCAACTAAAACAAAAAATAATTCTAATTTAAACAAAAATGATACAAAATATATATTGGAAGATTATTTTAAAAATATATTCCTTGAAGATTCAAAAACAGCAACTATCAATTCCTTTGAAATAAGCAAGTTTTATACAGACACAAAAGTCTCAACTGTACTTGATATAAATTATCGAAGAACTATGAACAATGTATTTGGTAATTTTTTAATACTTGATGATTTTAATAATAAAAAATATATATCCTTCAAAGCAAATGTTTCAAATTATAAAAATGTATTTATAGCAAAAAACAATATAGATTATAAAACTCCTTTAAATGATTCACTTTTAGCAACAAAAACCGTTGATATATATTCTCTTAATTTTTCACCACTTATAGTTGAAAAAAAAGATTTAATAAAATTTCAAGCTAATAGAAAAATAAGAAAAAATGAAATTATTTACGAAAATTCAGTAAAAAAGATACCTGATGTAAAAGCCGGCCAGATAATTCCTGTCGAAGTTTATGCTTATGGTGTAAAAATATTATCGTGGATGCGCGTTTTAAATGATGCAATAATTGGTGAAATTGTTTCAGGAAGAAATGAAAAAACAGGAGTATTAATAACAGGAAAGTTATACAAAGGACCAAAAGTAATTATTGACATAGGAGGTAACTAA
- a CDS encoding flagellar basal body L-ring protein FlgH — protein sequence MKRISFIIMIILLSTFSFSDSLWKKAHTKNLYSNPEKVYSLGDIITVAVSEAPSLSLSDNNPDPFSGVMGTVGAIFNTIGNLDLTKFLPLGANSPDKVSVSNKKTSSQSQAKVSLYVSAKVVEVLDNGIVKIYGEKEFKVDSQKKIMIIEGYVDPQYIKDGVIDSKNLAEAKIWYQGDTDLQKNPNKKTWLAWMLSGISNLFF from the coding sequence ATGAAAAGGATTTCGTTTATTATCATGATAATCTTATTATCAACATTTTCATTTTCGGATTCATTATGGAAAAAAGCCCATACAAAAAATTTATACTCAAATCCAGAAAAGGTATATTCCCTGGGAGATATTATAACAGTAGCTGTTTCTGAAGCACCATCTTTAAGTTTATCAGATAACAACCCTGATCCTTTTTCTGGTGTAATGGGAACAGTTGGCGCAATATTTAATACAATAGGAAATCTTGATCTAACTAAATTTTTACCTCTTGGCGCAAATTCTCCAGATAAGGTTAGCGTTTCAAATAAAAAAACCTCTTCTCAAAGTCAGGCAAAGGTTAGTTTATATGTTTCTGCAAAAGTAGTTGAGGTCTTAGATAATGGCATTGTAAAAATATACGGAGAAAAGGAATTTAAGGTAGATTCACAGAAAAAGATAATGATAATAGAAGGTTATGTTGATCCGCAATATATTAAAGATGGCGTTATAGACTCTAAAAATCTTGCTGAAGCAAAAATATGGTATCAGGGAGATACTGATTTACAAAAAAATCCCAACAAAAAAACATGGTTGGCATGGATGCTTTCTGGAATATCAAATCTATTCTTTTAA
- a CDS encoding flagellar basal body P-ring protein FlgI — protein sequence MKKTFIIFSLIIMLYSISFSAVRLKDIAYFRGARDNQLFGIGVVTGLNGTGDSGKVTSELLSNMMKNLNINIQNSFTTKNSAIVFVFADIPAFYKEGMKLDVVVTAAGDSKSLEGGYLIQTPLYGADGQVYAVAQGSVITGGVEVSNTANLQKRNKVNGTIPQGAIVENEIPANIVSNDTVTVLLRNPDITTAARTALSINAQFGQKLAKAMDPSAIRVKIPDVFSDDLISFLALIEDVEIDPDSKAKIVINEKTGTIVFGGNVKIADFTISYGNFVITVNNGKVGDSDATIYNLVNALKAAGATPQDIIAIIQNLSSAGYLYAELVVI from the coding sequence GTGAAAAAAACTTTTATTATATTTAGCTTAATTATAATGCTTTATTCTATATCTTTTTCAGCTGTAAGATTAAAAGATATTGCCTATTTTAGAGGTGCAAGAGATAATCAGTTATTTGGAATTGGTGTGGTAACAGGATTAAATGGCACAGGAGATTCAGGGAAGGTTACATCAGAATTACTATCAAATATGATGAAAAATCTTAACATCAATATTCAAAATTCATTCACAACAAAAAATTCGGCTATTGTTTTTGTTTTTGCTGATATACCGGCTTTTTATAAAGAAGGTATGAAACTGGATGTTGTTGTAACAGCTGCAGGAGATTCAAAAAGCCTTGAAGGAGGATATTTAATACAAACTCCTTTATACGGTGCAGACGGTCAGGTGTATGCTGTTGCTCAGGGAAGTGTAATTACAGGTGGTGTAGAAGTTAGCAATACTGCAAACCTTCAAAAGAGAAACAAGGTAAACGGTACAATTCCCCAGGGAGCAATAGTAGAAAATGAAATACCTGCAAATATCGTTTCAAATGATACTGTAACAGTGCTACTCAGAAACCCCGATATAACAACAGCAGCAAGAACAGCATTATCAATTAATGCTCAATTTGGTCAAAAATTAGCTAAGGCTATGGATCCTTCTGCTATACGTGTAAAAATACCTGATGTTTTCTCAGACGATTTAATTTCATTCCTCGCATTAATAGAAGATGTTGAAATTGATCCAGATTCAAAAGCAAAAATTGTTATAAACGAAAAAACAGGAACTATAGTATTTGGCGGAAATGTAAAAATAGCAGATTTTACTATAAGTTATGGTAATTTTGTTATTACTGTTAATAATGGAAAAGTGGGAGATAGTGATGCAACTATATATAATTTGGTCAATGCATTAAAAGCAGCAGGTGCAACTCCCCAAGATATAATCGCTATTATACAAAATCTTTCATCTGCCGGATATTTATATGCTGAACTGGTGGTGATATAA
- a CDS encoding rod-binding protein encodes MNISSITLNGAPKDYHNLKKEEVAAELVSSVFSKVFKDMYNSKAFENTLLPKSNTEKWFNDMIIDQYSVLIAKNNMKPLINDILKAYQKP; translated from the coding sequence ATGAATATTTCATCAATAACATTAAATGGCGCTCCAAAGGATTATCATAATCTAAAAAAAGAAGAAGTTGCTGCAGAATTGGTAAGTTCAGTATTCTCAAAAGTATTTAAAGATATGTATAACTCAAAGGCATTTGAAAACACCTTACTTCCAAAATCTAATACAGAGAAATGGTTTAATGATATGATTATCGATCAATATTCAGTACTAATAGCAAAAAACAACATGAAACCTCTTATAAACGACATCCTAAAAGCTTATCAAAAACCTTGA